From the Deltaproteobacteria bacterium genome, one window contains:
- a CDS encoding xanthine dehydrogenase family protein molybdopterin-binding subunit produces the protein MSERDTGIPTSVAELPNSEPRYVGRPIDRLEDPALLTGRTQFIDDLVLPRMLHCAILRSPHAHATIVSVDTSEAEKLPGVVAVVTGEDAKRWSNPVMTVPPGWGTHCLATDKARFVGEPVAAVAAVSRYVAEDALELIAVEYEPLPAVADARKALDVGSPLVFEQNGDNVMLRKLFTWGDVDGAFAGATHVVQREFRWNRLGANPLETFGVVSQWDELEGTLTCRGSFQAQHHFAMARAMVFNLPLNKVRFIAHPHGGSFGGKGGARGTDITALLSRKAGGRPVKWIEDRMEYLAGGASQAWDRHYDAAVALDAQGKVLGFRVRLLDDLGATAEGWGAVSAAKPLTSFTGCYAIPAAQYDLTIVATNKLPGSPYRGMGPPPHNWVLEQLMDLAARELALDPAEIRRRNFIPPDAFPYTIASGNEYDSGDYAAALETALAMADYPALRAEQARLRAEGRYLGIGLVNTIEPGVFDWNAYAIVGQPGTGVPEGATVGIDLFGKLTIKVGFALEGQGQYTVAAQVLADWFKVDIADVRVIALDTLAAPPHFGPGGSRLGVAITGAVLGAARRLTDKLVAVAAGLFRTTPEHVELRDGRIGVKGMPEASMPFQEVAQTMLARSDLLPPGVDPNPEATYVWTAPGRTPADDQGRAKSYLTAANACHLVLVEVDVETAQVHIRKYWIADDCGTRLNPANVEGQTQGGVAQGVGAALLEEAVYDEDGQLRTSTFMDYLLPTIYEVPMTEKRALCTPSPFTPLGAKGCGEGAMHTTPAAILCAINDALVPLGLELREVPASPQRLWTLLQQGKAARR, from the coding sequence ATGAGCGAGCGCGACACCGGCATTCCGACGAGCGTCGCGGAGCTTCCGAACAGCGAGCCGCGCTACGTCGGCCGACCGATCGACCGCTTGGAGGATCCCGCGCTCCTGACCGGCCGGACGCAGTTCATCGACGACCTCGTGCTGCCGCGCATGCTCCACTGCGCCATTCTGCGGAGCCCGCACGCGCACGCGACGATCGTCTCCGTCGACACGAGCGAGGCGGAGAAGCTCCCGGGCGTCGTCGCGGTCGTCACCGGCGAGGACGCGAAGCGCTGGTCGAATCCCGTCATGACCGTGCCGCCGGGCTGGGGCACCCATTGCCTCGCGACCGACAAGGCGCGGTTCGTCGGAGAGCCCGTCGCGGCGGTGGCGGCCGTCAGCCGTTACGTGGCGGAGGACGCGCTCGAGCTGATCGCGGTCGAGTACGAGCCGCTCCCGGCGGTCGCCGACGCGCGCAAGGCGCTCGACGTCGGAAGCCCGCTCGTGTTCGAGCAGAACGGCGACAACGTGATGCTGCGGAAGCTGTTCACGTGGGGCGACGTCGACGGCGCGTTCGCCGGCGCGACCCATGTCGTGCAGCGCGAGTTCCGCTGGAACCGGCTCGGCGCCAACCCGCTCGAGACCTTCGGGGTCGTGAGCCAATGGGACGAGCTCGAGGGCACGCTCACGTGCCGCGGCAGCTTCCAGGCGCAGCACCACTTCGCGATGGCGCGGGCGATGGTCTTCAACCTCCCGCTCAACAAGGTGCGGTTCATCGCTCATCCGCACGGCGGCAGCTTCGGGGGCAAGGGCGGGGCGCGCGGCACCGACATCACGGCGCTGCTCTCGCGCAAGGCCGGCGGCCGGCCGGTGAAATGGATCGAGGATCGCATGGAGTACCTCGCCGGCGGCGCGAGCCAGGCGTGGGACCGCCACTACGATGCGGCGGTCGCGCTCGACGCCCAGGGCAAGGTGCTCGGATTCCGGGTCCGGCTCCTCGACGACCTCGGCGCGACGGCGGAGGGTTGGGGGGCGGTGAGCGCGGCGAAACCGCTCACCAGCTTCACCGGCTGCTACGCGATTCCCGCGGCGCAGTACGACCTCACGATCGTCGCCACGAACAAGCTTCCGGGAAGTCCGTACCGCGGCATGGGTCCGCCGCCCCACAACTGGGTGCTGGAGCAGCTGATGGATCTGGCGGCGCGCGAGCTCGCGCTCGACCCGGCCGAGATCCGTCGGCGGAACTTCATTCCGCCCGACGCCTTCCCCTACACGATCGCGAGCGGCAATGAGTACGACAGCGGCGACTACGCGGCGGCGCTCGAGACCGCGCTCGCGATGGCCGACTACCCGGCGCTGCGCGCCGAGCAGGCGCGCCTGCGCGCCGAGGGCCGCTATCTCGGCATTGGCCTCGTGAACACGATCGAGCCCGGGGTCTTCGACTGGAACGCCTACGCGATCGTGGGCCAGCCCGGCACCGGCGTGCCCGAAGGCGCGACCGTCGGCATCGACCTCTTCGGCAAGCTCACGATCAAGGTCGGGTTCGCCCTCGAAGGGCAAGGGCAGTACACGGTCGCGGCGCAGGTGCTGGCCGATTGGTTCAAGGTTGACATCGCCGACGTCCGGGTCATCGCGCTCGACACGCTGGCGGCGCCACCGCACTTCGGGCCGGGCGGAAGCCGCCTCGGGGTGGCGATCACGGGCGCCGTGCTCGGTGCGGCGCGGCGGCTCACCGACAAGCTCGTCGCGGTCGCGGCGGGACTCTTCCGGACGACGCCCGAGCACGTCGAGCTTCGCGACGGGCGGATCGGCGTGAAGGGCATGCCCGAGGCGTCGATGCCGTTCCAGGAAGTCGCGCAGACGATGCTCGCGCGCAGCGACCTCTTGCCGCCGGGGGTCGACCCGAATCCCGAGGCGACCTACGTCTGGACCGCGCCCGGAAGGACGCCCGCCGACGATCAGGGCCGCGCCAAGAGCTACCTCACGGCCGCGAACGCGTGTCACCTCGTGCTGGTCGAGGTGGACGTCGAGACCGCCCAGGTCCACATCAGGAAGTACTGGATCGCGGACGACTGCGGCACGCGCCTCAATCCGGCGAACGTCGAGGGTCAGACCCAGGGCGGCGTCGCGCAGGGCGTGGGCGCGGCGCTCCTCGAGGAGGCGGTGTACGACGAGGACGGGCAGCTGCGCACGTCGACGTTCATGGACTACCTCCTGCCGACGATCTACGAGGTCCCGATGACGGAGAAGCGCGCGCTCTGCACGCCGTCACCGTTCACGCCGCTCGGCGCCAAGGGCTGCGGCGAGGGCGCGATGCACACGACGCCGGCCGCCATTCTCTGCGCCATCAACGACGCGCTCGTGCCGCTCGGCCTCGAGCTCCGCGAGGTGCCGGCGAGCCCGCAACGCCTCTGGACCCTCCTGCAGCAGGGGAAGGCGGCGCGACGCTAG
- a CDS encoding (2Fe-2S)-binding protein, translating into MTVNGERHEADVEPRTTLVDFLRGTLGLTGTHVGCEHGVCGACTVLWNGKAVRSCIMLAVQADGAELKTVEGLADGPTLHPIQRAFLEKHGLQCGFCTPGFMISVYELLSRTSTPTDEEITDTLGGHICRCTGYQSIVEAVHVAVEKMRTK; encoded by the coding sequence ATGACGGTGAACGGCGAGCGCCACGAGGCGGACGTCGAGCCGCGCACGACGCTCGTCGACTTCCTGCGCGGCACCCTCGGCCTCACCGGCACCCACGTCGGCTGCGAGCACGGCGTGTGCGGGGCGTGCACCGTCCTCTGGAACGGCAAGGCGGTGCGCTCGTGCATCATGCTCGCCGTCCAGGCGGACGGCGCGGAGCTGAAGACGGTCGAGGGCCTCGCCGACGGCCCGACGCTGCACCCGATCCAGCGGGCCTTCCTCGAGAAGCACGGCCTCCAGTGCGGCTTCTGTACGCCCGGGTTCATGATCTCCGTCTACGAGCTTCTCAGCCGCACGAGCACGCCGACCGACGAGGAGATCACGGACACGCTCGGCGGGCACATCTGCCGTTGCACGGGCTACCAGAGCATCGTCGAGGCCGTGCACGTCGCCGTCGAAAAGATGCGGACGAAATGA
- a CDS encoding FAD binding domain-containing protein, with protein MKPPVFDYAAPVSLAEATDLLVRHEGDAKVLSGGQSLVPLLNMRLARPAILVDLARIPDLDWVRADDETVAIGAMTRQRTVELSREVQARHPLLHAGLQLIAHPQNRNQGTVGGSLAHADPAAELPALALALDATFDAVGPGGARSVAAADFFLTYLTTALAPTEILTAVRFPTLARRTGWSIIEVARRHGDFALAGVVASVGLATDGAIDRARLVLFGVGATPVRAAAAEGLLVGQRAEAAVFARAGARAAGDLEEPLTDVHASADYRRDLARVLVGRALAEAAARARAA; from the coding sequence ATGAAGCCGCCCGTGTTCGACTACGCCGCGCCGGTGTCTCTGGCGGAGGCGACCGACCTGCTGGTTCGCCACGAAGGCGATGCGAAGGTCCTCTCCGGCGGGCAGAGCCTGGTGCCGCTGCTCAACATGCGGCTCGCGCGGCCGGCGATCCTGGTCGATCTCGCGCGCATCCCGGACCTCGACTGGGTACGCGCCGACGACGAGACCGTGGCGATCGGCGCGATGACGCGGCAGCGGACCGTCGAGCTCTCGCGCGAAGTGCAGGCCCGTCATCCGCTGCTGCACGCCGGGTTGCAGCTCATCGCGCATCCGCAGAATCGCAACCAGGGCACCGTCGGCGGCTCGCTGGCGCACGCCGACCCGGCAGCGGAGCTGCCGGCGCTGGCGCTGGCGCTCGACGCGACGTTCGACGCCGTCGGGCCGGGCGGCGCGCGATCGGTCGCCGCGGCGGACTTCTTCCTCACGTATCTCACGACGGCGCTCGCGCCCACCGAGATCCTGACCGCGGTCCGCTTTCCCACGCTGGCGCGCCGGACGGGCTGGTCGATCATCGAAGTGGCGCGTCGCCACGGCGACTTCGCGCTCGCCGGCGTGGTGGCGAGCGTCGGGCTCGCGACGGACGGGGCGATCGACCGCGCGCGCCTCGTGCTCTTCGGCGTCGGAGCGACGCCGGTGCGCGCCGCGGCGGCGGAGGGGCTGCTCGTGGGCCAACGCGCGGAGGCGGCGGTCTTCGCGCGCGCCGGCGCGCGGGCGGCGGGCGACCTCGAAGAGCCGCTCACGGACGTGCACGCGAGCGCCGACTACCGCCGCGACCTCGCGCGGGTCCTCGTGGGGCGCGCGCTCGCCGAGGCGGCGGCGCGGGCGCGCGCGGCGTGA
- a CDS encoding enoyl-CoA hydratase/isomerase family protein, whose protein sequence is MSFGAWSRVESEGLVFDEIVYEKKHHTELQGGVARITINKPDKLNTMTLHTVDEMFRAFYDANHDPTIGVLVIAGAGKHFGAGGDVAWERWGLREAFYNRYPHNRLIRLSRKPVIAQVQGYCLGGHNHMAYVCDFTIAADNAIFGQAGPRVSSPADGYFVPFLTKVVGHKKAREMWMLCRRYPALEALEMGLVNRVVPPERLEAEVDQWCNELFLASPGCLEVLKAAFDQEMDGYAELGVISSNFYPDWFDTPEGKEGGNAFVAKRVPRFYELRERETAARARLVAEYEDAAKKK, encoded by the coding sequence ATGAGCTTCGGCGCCTGGTCGCGGGTGGAGAGCGAAGGCCTCGTCTTCGACGAGATCGTCTACGAGAAGAAGCATCACACCGAGCTCCAAGGCGGCGTCGCCCGCATCACGATCAACAAGCCCGACAAGCTCAACACGATGACGCTCCACACGGTCGACGAGATGTTCCGCGCCTTCTACGACGCGAATCACGATCCGACGATCGGCGTCCTGGTGATCGCGGGCGCCGGCAAGCACTTCGGCGCCGGCGGCGACGTCGCGTGGGAGCGCTGGGGGCTGCGCGAGGCGTTCTACAACCGCTATCCGCACAACCGCCTGATCCGCCTCTCGCGCAAGCCCGTGATCGCGCAGGTGCAGGGCTACTGCCTCGGCGGTCACAATCACATGGCCTACGTCTGCGATTTCACGATCGCCGCCGACAACGCGATCTTCGGCCAGGCCGGCCCGCGCGTGTCGAGCCCGGCCGACGGCTACTTCGTGCCCTTCCTCACCAAGGTCGTCGGCCACAAGAAGGCGCGCGAGATGTGGATGCTCTGCCGCCGCTACCCCGCGCTCGAAGCGCTCGAGATGGGGCTCGTGAACCGCGTCGTCCCGCCCGAGCGGCTGGAGGCCGAGGTCGACCAGTGGTGCAACGAGCTCTTCCTCGCGAGCCCGGGCTGCCTCGAAGTGCTGAAGGCCGCCTTCGACCAGGAGATGGACGGGTACGCCGAGCTCGGCGTCATCTCCAGCAACTTCTATCCTGACTGGTTCGACACGCCCGAGGGCAAGGAAGGTGGCAATGCCTTCGTCGCGAAGCGCGTGCCGCGCTTCTACGAGCTCCGCGAGCGCGAGACGGCGGCACGAGCGAGGCTCGTCGCGGAATACGAGGACGCCGCCAAGAAGAAGTGA